atgtcaccaagcatgtgattggtccaCCAACTTTTTGAGTCTCACCTTTGATcttctcagttgtgtacgtgagctaatttgagcttcgtttcagccATGAATGTTGGTGACaaaaacagtggcatttggtagcattgttcacagccagaagaAGTCATGAATATGCTTGTGACGGCATTAAGCTTATCTTGTGAGTCAGAGTATCGCTGTTAACTAAAGCACTTGCATGTCGCGTTCgacatgtcatgacgcactttcattgagtatcagcaatgagcatcaagctaccacgggtATGTTTACTGTTTTTGTTGGTAAACATCTCGTGATAATCATAACATTTTGAAGCACTGGTGACGAGATCTGGCTTCGAATTCCGGGGATAAAATGATGGCAGCAGCCCGTTGAAGTGTTGacaatcatgctgaagaaattaaatattattatgatggaaagCAAACATCTGATCCAtgtggaataacattttgtatgcggtgaaaaacaatgttaaCATTCGCAACAGACatggaaacccctgtatccAGGCACCTTTTTACGTGGTCTGCCCTTTGCACCAGCGGGCATGGCTCTGTGCAAATGGATTGTTTTAATGGCTTTTGGTCGTTTCTTGCAGAATCGATGGGACGCTCGCGGATAATGGAAAAGACGGAACTGTCCGTGCGGGACATCAGCACCTGGTTCCACATCGAGCTCGACCGTGCCCAGGCCGGCGAAACGGACGCGAAAGAACCCCTGTCGGACGagcggccgccgccaccaAAGCGGGACGAGCTATCCTGCCGCATCGATCGGCTCAAGATGGACACGCAGATGGCCAACTTCCGGGACCTGCTGCTGAAGGTGCGCGAAATCGTGGACGACTCGTACAGCGACAACACCGAGCTGGCCCGTTCGACGCAGCAGATCGAGAAGGCGCTCGACCGCATCATCGCCGAGGAGGAGCAGAAACGGGCCCAGCAGTCGCCGCCGTCACCACCGTCATCAGCGCTGTCCTTGCTTCCGGTCgtctaaaaaagaaaaactcacccacgcacaggcacacaaacacacaagagGTCACATTAGTTAAGAGAAAAGAGaactattttgttttaatcgaTTTGTGAATAAACTTTTATCCTCTGACGGCACATTTGGGAGTGGCACTCGAAGCTCGAAGCGTGACGAACGCGCACGACCGGGGGGAGGCCTTCACGTTTCCGTGACGGCCACCTTCACCTCGTCCAGCACCAGCTCGATCTGCTGGTCGAGGGCCAGTATGTGGCCGATGTTGCAGCTTTCCGTGCCGATGAACGTGACGAGCAGGGGCAGCTTGTTCATCTGCACCACCTGGTAGCCGGTGTAGACGGAGATGATGTTCCGGTTACGGCCCAGCCCGAGCTTGTTCGACTGCTCCGTCGCCATCGTGAAGGTGGTGTGGAACGATGGCTTCATGATCATGCCGAGCGATTTGTCGTCGCCCACCTTCATCAGCGGCACGCCGTCCCGgtcggtgatgatgatgcagttCAGCCCGGCAACACTGGCGGTAGGAAGGGTGATAGGAGGGCAAGGGAAGCAAGAATGTTCAAGAATCACCATCGGGAGTGGAACAGAAGCTGGCAGGTCCTTACCGTTTCCGGATGTTGTGGAAAAACCGCTTCACATCGTCCGTCATGCTGGAGGCTTCGTCTTTCAGAACTTCGGAGCCCTTTCGAATGCGGAGAGGTTGCGTTTGCgaatgtgttggtgtgtgtgttttttgcccttttccgTAAAGTTTTGCCCTCCTCTTCTAATCGCCAAACAGATTACGTTTTGAtaagaaaatacacacacttaTGACAGCTCGCAGCGTCATTTCTCCACGGCAACCATATTGCGTATGTGCAGCCCTGCCGTTTGTCGCTCACTGCCCATTGGGccactttttattttaaaaagaaagaattgTTCTTTGTTAAACGGTGCCAATTTatgagtttttctttttcttcgaaAATATGGCCCCGTGTGTACGGCGCACTGTAAACAAACGCCACAACCGAGCGCATGCCCGACGGCTGATTTTGACAGCTCGGCGTCTCTCCGTCTCTTTCACCCCTATAGCCGCAAGCTGAAGGCAAGCGGGTCGTCTCGAAGCAAGCGAAAACTGTAAACATCGCCCAGAAATTGATAACAGAACGGGAAATTAAAGCGGAAAATCATACCCTCTTAGTCATACTTAGTCATCATACTTAGtggcgttttttgttgtttcttttcctgcgGTCACGACGGCGCTGAGTCATCGTCGGTCTTCGGCAGCGGACCGTCGTGTCTAGCAGACAGATCATGTGAATGCACACAATCAGACGTACAGTGGGCGCGAACAGAGCCAAACACACTTGTTTACTTCTCCCGCATCTGATCCAGCTGACTCGAAGCGACGCaacgagtgtgtgtttgtgtgcgagtgtgtgtgtgtgtgccagtgtgCGCGTGTTTATGATTTTCCACCGGCGCAAAACAAGAAGCGCCCTTGTTCGACTCTCGATTTGACCGTTGCGTGCTGCGGATTGCAACACGCAAAACAGCAGAGACCACTTTCCGTAGAGTGacgaggttgtttttttctatattttgtGTACTTGGGAAATTTGTCAGCAAAAAGACCAGTGTAATACAGAAAAGGAAGGAGAGCCAGAGGGTGAACTCGATTGCACGCGACGTATCGTCGGGAAAATtcgggtttgtttgtgtttgatttgcaGCACTGCGCCACCCGACCCCAGGGGGTGGACGGCAttaggcaaaacaaaaacaattcgCTTTTTCGCAtaaacttgaaaaaaaaaaaacaacaacaactcaaGCCGCCAGCACGACccaagtgtgtgtatgtgagaacAGGTGCTAAAATACCCTCCCTTGCTCCACAAAGAAAGGTGTGCGTGTTCGCTTTGTGATAAGAAAATACCTTTATCGGCGACCAGAACGCATTTCCCTACCCCATGACAACGAGAGCCAGTGTGTAAGCAGGTGTCACAGGCAGGTGGTGCGCACAAAGAAATGCATCTATTCTGAGTTTTGACCTAAAAAAGGattgtgtacaaaaaaaacccaacgcTCTATCAACAATTCGGGtatctgcgtgtgtgtgtgtgtgtgaacagcATCGAATTGTGCAGCAAATAGCAGCGAATCCGTACAAGTGTGTGTTCCGTTTTTACGCGTAAGCGAAAGTGGGAAA
The Anopheles arabiensis isolate DONGOLA chromosome X, AaraD3, whole genome shotgun sequence DNA segment above includes these coding regions:
- the LOC120905711 gene encoding ragulator complex protein LAMTOR3 homolog, which produces MTDDVKRFFHNIRKRVAGLNCIIITDRDGVPLMKVGDDKSLGMIMKPSFHTTFTMATEQSNKLGLGRNRNIISVYTGYQVVQMNKLPLLVTFIGTESCNIGHILALDQQIELVLDEVKVAVTET